In one window of Lynx canadensis isolate LIC74 chromosome B3, mLynCan4.pri.v2, whole genome shotgun sequence DNA:
- the KLHL25 gene encoding kelch-like protein 25 isoform X3, with translation MPGRLSMSVSVHETRKSRSSTGSMNITLFHKASHPDCVLAHLNTLRKHCMFTDVTLWAGDRAFPCHRAVLAASSRYFEAMFSHGLRESRDDTVNFQDNLHPEVLELLLDFAYSSRIVINEENAESLLEAGDMLQFHDVRDAAAEFLEKNLFPSNCLGMMLLSDAHQCRRLYEFSWRMCLVHFEAVRQSEDFNSLSKDTLLDLISSDELETEDERVVFEAILQWVKHDLERRKVHLPELLRSVRLALLPSDCLKEAVSGEALLMADERTRLIVDEALRCKTKILQNDGVVTSPCARPRKAGHTLLILGGQTFMCDKIYQVDHKAKEIIPKADLPSPRKEFSASAIGCKVYVTGGRGSENGVSKDVWVYDTVHEEWSKAAPMLIARFGHGSAELENCLYVVGGHTSLAGVFPASPSVSLKQVEKYDPGANKWTMVAPLRDGVSNAAVVSAKLKLFVFGGTSIHRDMVSKVQCYDPSENRWSIKAECPQPWRYTAAAVLGSQIFIMGGDTEFTAASAYRFDCETNQWTRIGDMTAKRMSCHALASGNKLYVVGGYFGTQRCKTLDCYDPTSDTWNCITTVPYSLIPTAFVSTWKHLPS, from the coding sequence GTCGGCTCAGCATGTCGGTCAGCGTCCATGAGACCCGAAAGTCGCGGAGCAGCACGGGGTCCATGAACATCACCCTCTTCCACAAAGCCTCCCACCCCGACTGCGTGCTGGCCCACCTCAACACCCTGCGCAAGCACTGCATGTTCACGGACGTCACGCTGTGGGCAGGCGACCGTGCCTTCCCCTGCCACCGCGCCGTGCTGGCCGCCTCCAGCCGCTACTTCGAGGCCATGTTCAGCCACGGCCTGCGGGAGAGCCGGGACGACACGGTCAACTTCCAGGACAACCTGCACCCCGAGGTGCTGGAGCTGCTGCTGGACTTCGCCTACTCGTCCCGCATCGTCATCAACGAGGAGAACGCCGAGTCTCTGCTGGAGGCCGGTGACATGCTGCAGTTCCACGACGTGCGGGACGCCGCCGCCGAGTTCCTGGAGAAGAACCTCTTCCCCTCCAACTGCCTGGGCATGATGCTCCTGTCGGACGCTCACCAGTGCCGCCGGCTGTACGAGTTCTCGTGGCGCATGTGCCTGGTGCACTTCGAGGCGGTGCGGCAGAGCGAGGACTTCAACAGCCTGTCCAAGGACACCCTGCTGGACCTCATCTCCAGCGACGAGCTGGAGACGGAGGACGAGCGCGTGGTCTTCGAGGCCATCCTGCAGTGGGTGAAGCACGACCTCGAGCGGCGGAAGGTGCACCTGCCCGAGCTGCTCCGCAGCGTGCGGCTGGCCCTGCTGCCGTCCGACTGCCTCAAGGAGGCCGTCTCCGGCGAGGCCCTCCTCATGGCCGACGAGCGTACCAGGCTCATCGTGGACGAGGCGCTCCGCTGCAAGACCAAGATCCTGCAGAACGACGGGGTGGTCACCAGCCCTTGCGCCCGGCCGCGCAAGGCAGGCCACACGCTGCTGATCCTGGGGGGCCAGACCTTCATGTGCGACAAGATCTACCAGGTGGACCACAAGGCCAAGGAGATCATCCCCAAGGCGGACCTGCCCAGCCCCCGCAAGGAGTTCAGCGCCTCAGCCATCGGCTGCAAGGTCTATGTGACCGGGGGCCGGGGCTCCGAGAACGGGGTCTCCAAGGACGTGTGGGTGTATGACACCGTCCACGAAGAGTGGTCCAAGGCGGCGCCCATGCTGATCGCCCGCTTCGGCCACGGCTCTGCCGAGCTGGAGAACTGCCTCTACGTGGTCGGGGGACACACGTCCCTGGCAGGCGTCTTCCCGGCCTCCCCGTCTGTCTCCCTGAAGCAGGTGGAGAAGTACGACCCCGGGGCTAACAAGTGGACCATGGTGGCCCCGTTGAGGGACGGCGTCAGCAATGCCGCGGTGGTGAGCGCCAAGCTGAAGCTGTTTGTTTTCGGGGGGACCAGCATCCACCGAGACATGGTGTCCAAGGTCCAGTGCTACGACCCCTCGGAGAACCGGTGGAGCATCAAGGCCGAGTGCCCCCAGCCTTGGCGGTACACGGCGGCCGCCGTGCTGGGCAGCCAGATCTTCATCATGGGCGGTGACACCGAGTTCACGGCCGCCTCCGCCTACCGCTTCGACTGTGAGACCAACCAGTGGACGCGGATCGGAGACATGACCGCCAAACGCATGTCCTGCCACGCCCTGGCCTCGGGCAACAAGCTCTACGTTGTGGGGGGCTACTTCGGGACCCAGAGGTGTAAGACCCTGGACTGCTATGACCCCACGTCGGACACGTGGAACTGCATCACCACGGTGCCCTACTCGCTCATCCCCACTGCCTTTGTCAGCACCTGGAAACACCTGCCTTCGTGA
- the KLHL25 gene encoding kelch-like protein 25 isoform X2 has translation MESGFLDSGSSLILWRISPWEWGPSASCGWGLWRTGRLSMSVSVHETRKSRSSTGSMNITLFHKASHPDCVLAHLNTLRKHCMFTDVTLWAGDRAFPCHRAVLAASSRYFEAMFSHGLRESRDDTVNFQDNLHPEVLELLLDFAYSSRIVINEENAESLLEAGDMLQFHDVRDAAAEFLEKNLFPSNCLGMMLLSDAHQCRRLYEFSWRMCLVHFEAVRQSEDFNSLSKDTLLDLISSDELETEDERVVFEAILQWVKHDLERRKVHLPELLRSVRLALLPSDCLKEAVSGEALLMADERTRLIVDEALRCKTKILQNDGVVTSPCARPRKAGHTLLILGGQTFMCDKIYQVDHKAKEIIPKADLPSPRKEFSASAIGCKVYVTGGRGSENGVSKDVWVYDTVHEEWSKAAPMLIARFGHGSAELENCLYVVGGHTSLAGVFPASPSVSLKQVEKYDPGANKWTMVAPLRDGVSNAAVVSAKLKLFVFGGTSIHRDMVSKVQCYDPSENRWSIKAECPQPWRYTAAAVLGSQIFIMGGDTEFTAASAYRFDCETNQWTRIGDMTAKRMSCHALASGNKLYVVGGYFGTQRCKTLDCYDPTSDTWNCITTVPYSLIPTAFVSTWKHLPS, from the coding sequence GTCGGCTCAGCATGTCGGTCAGCGTCCATGAGACCCGAAAGTCGCGGAGCAGCACGGGGTCCATGAACATCACCCTCTTCCACAAAGCCTCCCACCCCGACTGCGTGCTGGCCCACCTCAACACCCTGCGCAAGCACTGCATGTTCACGGACGTCACGCTGTGGGCAGGCGACCGTGCCTTCCCCTGCCACCGCGCCGTGCTGGCCGCCTCCAGCCGCTACTTCGAGGCCATGTTCAGCCACGGCCTGCGGGAGAGCCGGGACGACACGGTCAACTTCCAGGACAACCTGCACCCCGAGGTGCTGGAGCTGCTGCTGGACTTCGCCTACTCGTCCCGCATCGTCATCAACGAGGAGAACGCCGAGTCTCTGCTGGAGGCCGGTGACATGCTGCAGTTCCACGACGTGCGGGACGCCGCCGCCGAGTTCCTGGAGAAGAACCTCTTCCCCTCCAACTGCCTGGGCATGATGCTCCTGTCGGACGCTCACCAGTGCCGCCGGCTGTACGAGTTCTCGTGGCGCATGTGCCTGGTGCACTTCGAGGCGGTGCGGCAGAGCGAGGACTTCAACAGCCTGTCCAAGGACACCCTGCTGGACCTCATCTCCAGCGACGAGCTGGAGACGGAGGACGAGCGCGTGGTCTTCGAGGCCATCCTGCAGTGGGTGAAGCACGACCTCGAGCGGCGGAAGGTGCACCTGCCCGAGCTGCTCCGCAGCGTGCGGCTGGCCCTGCTGCCGTCCGACTGCCTCAAGGAGGCCGTCTCCGGCGAGGCCCTCCTCATGGCCGACGAGCGTACCAGGCTCATCGTGGACGAGGCGCTCCGCTGCAAGACCAAGATCCTGCAGAACGACGGGGTGGTCACCAGCCCTTGCGCCCGGCCGCGCAAGGCAGGCCACACGCTGCTGATCCTGGGGGGCCAGACCTTCATGTGCGACAAGATCTACCAGGTGGACCACAAGGCCAAGGAGATCATCCCCAAGGCGGACCTGCCCAGCCCCCGCAAGGAGTTCAGCGCCTCAGCCATCGGCTGCAAGGTCTATGTGACCGGGGGCCGGGGCTCCGAGAACGGGGTCTCCAAGGACGTGTGGGTGTATGACACCGTCCACGAAGAGTGGTCCAAGGCGGCGCCCATGCTGATCGCCCGCTTCGGCCACGGCTCTGCCGAGCTGGAGAACTGCCTCTACGTGGTCGGGGGACACACGTCCCTGGCAGGCGTCTTCCCGGCCTCCCCGTCTGTCTCCCTGAAGCAGGTGGAGAAGTACGACCCCGGGGCTAACAAGTGGACCATGGTGGCCCCGTTGAGGGACGGCGTCAGCAATGCCGCGGTGGTGAGCGCCAAGCTGAAGCTGTTTGTTTTCGGGGGGACCAGCATCCACCGAGACATGGTGTCCAAGGTCCAGTGCTACGACCCCTCGGAGAACCGGTGGAGCATCAAGGCCGAGTGCCCCCAGCCTTGGCGGTACACGGCGGCCGCCGTGCTGGGCAGCCAGATCTTCATCATGGGCGGTGACACCGAGTTCACGGCCGCCTCCGCCTACCGCTTCGACTGTGAGACCAACCAGTGGACGCGGATCGGAGACATGACCGCCAAACGCATGTCCTGCCACGCCCTGGCCTCGGGCAACAAGCTCTACGTTGTGGGGGGCTACTTCGGGACCCAGAGGTGTAAGACCCTGGACTGCTATGACCCCACGTCGGACACGTGGAACTGCATCACCACGGTGCCCTACTCGCTCATCCCCACTGCCTTTGTCAGCACCTGGAAACACCTGCCTTCGTGA
- the KLHL25 gene encoding kelch-like protein 25 isoform X4, producing the protein MSVSVHETRKSRSSTGSMNITLFHKASHPDCVLAHLNTLRKHCMFTDVTLWAGDRAFPCHRAVLAASSRYFEAMFSHGLRESRDDTVNFQDNLHPEVLELLLDFAYSSRIVINEENAESLLEAGDMLQFHDVRDAAAEFLEKNLFPSNCLGMMLLSDAHQCRRLYEFSWRMCLVHFEAVRQSEDFNSLSKDTLLDLISSDELETEDERVVFEAILQWVKHDLERRKVHLPELLRSVRLALLPSDCLKEAVSGEALLMADERTRLIVDEALRCKTKILQNDGVVTSPCARPRKAGHTLLILGGQTFMCDKIYQVDHKAKEIIPKADLPSPRKEFSASAIGCKVYVTGGRGSENGVSKDVWVYDTVHEEWSKAAPMLIARFGHGSAELENCLYVVGGHTSLAGVFPASPSVSLKQVEKYDPGANKWTMVAPLRDGVSNAAVVSAKLKLFVFGGTSIHRDMVSKVQCYDPSENRWSIKAECPQPWRYTAAAVLGSQIFIMGGDTEFTAASAYRFDCETNQWTRIGDMTAKRMSCHALASGNKLYVVGGYFGTQRCKTLDCYDPTSDTWNCITTVPYSLIPTAFVSTWKHLPS; encoded by the coding sequence ATGTCGGTCAGCGTCCATGAGACCCGAAAGTCGCGGAGCAGCACGGGGTCCATGAACATCACCCTCTTCCACAAAGCCTCCCACCCCGACTGCGTGCTGGCCCACCTCAACACCCTGCGCAAGCACTGCATGTTCACGGACGTCACGCTGTGGGCAGGCGACCGTGCCTTCCCCTGCCACCGCGCCGTGCTGGCCGCCTCCAGCCGCTACTTCGAGGCCATGTTCAGCCACGGCCTGCGGGAGAGCCGGGACGACACGGTCAACTTCCAGGACAACCTGCACCCCGAGGTGCTGGAGCTGCTGCTGGACTTCGCCTACTCGTCCCGCATCGTCATCAACGAGGAGAACGCCGAGTCTCTGCTGGAGGCCGGTGACATGCTGCAGTTCCACGACGTGCGGGACGCCGCCGCCGAGTTCCTGGAGAAGAACCTCTTCCCCTCCAACTGCCTGGGCATGATGCTCCTGTCGGACGCTCACCAGTGCCGCCGGCTGTACGAGTTCTCGTGGCGCATGTGCCTGGTGCACTTCGAGGCGGTGCGGCAGAGCGAGGACTTCAACAGCCTGTCCAAGGACACCCTGCTGGACCTCATCTCCAGCGACGAGCTGGAGACGGAGGACGAGCGCGTGGTCTTCGAGGCCATCCTGCAGTGGGTGAAGCACGACCTCGAGCGGCGGAAGGTGCACCTGCCCGAGCTGCTCCGCAGCGTGCGGCTGGCCCTGCTGCCGTCCGACTGCCTCAAGGAGGCCGTCTCCGGCGAGGCCCTCCTCATGGCCGACGAGCGTACCAGGCTCATCGTGGACGAGGCGCTCCGCTGCAAGACCAAGATCCTGCAGAACGACGGGGTGGTCACCAGCCCTTGCGCCCGGCCGCGCAAGGCAGGCCACACGCTGCTGATCCTGGGGGGCCAGACCTTCATGTGCGACAAGATCTACCAGGTGGACCACAAGGCCAAGGAGATCATCCCCAAGGCGGACCTGCCCAGCCCCCGCAAGGAGTTCAGCGCCTCAGCCATCGGCTGCAAGGTCTATGTGACCGGGGGCCGGGGCTCCGAGAACGGGGTCTCCAAGGACGTGTGGGTGTATGACACCGTCCACGAAGAGTGGTCCAAGGCGGCGCCCATGCTGATCGCCCGCTTCGGCCACGGCTCTGCCGAGCTGGAGAACTGCCTCTACGTGGTCGGGGGACACACGTCCCTGGCAGGCGTCTTCCCGGCCTCCCCGTCTGTCTCCCTGAAGCAGGTGGAGAAGTACGACCCCGGGGCTAACAAGTGGACCATGGTGGCCCCGTTGAGGGACGGCGTCAGCAATGCCGCGGTGGTGAGCGCCAAGCTGAAGCTGTTTGTTTTCGGGGGGACCAGCATCCACCGAGACATGGTGTCCAAGGTCCAGTGCTACGACCCCTCGGAGAACCGGTGGAGCATCAAGGCCGAGTGCCCCCAGCCTTGGCGGTACACGGCGGCCGCCGTGCTGGGCAGCCAGATCTTCATCATGGGCGGTGACACCGAGTTCACGGCCGCCTCCGCCTACCGCTTCGACTGTGAGACCAACCAGTGGACGCGGATCGGAGACATGACCGCCAAACGCATGTCCTGCCACGCCCTGGCCTCGGGCAACAAGCTCTACGTTGTGGGGGGCTACTTCGGGACCCAGAGGTGTAAGACCCTGGACTGCTATGACCCCACGTCGGACACGTGGAACTGCATCACCACGGTGCCCTACTCGCTCATCCCCACTGCCTTTGTCAGCACCTGGAAACACCTGCCTTCGTGA